One Fusobacterium sp. IOR10 DNA segment encodes these proteins:
- a CDS encoding CpsD/CapB family tyrosine-protein kinase — protein sequence MVKRKNLFNGEGDLEIIEALRTLRTNLSFLNEKEVGRKILFTSVIPNEGKSFLSSNYAASVASTGKKALLIDCDIRRPRAHESFGVKFKNGLESVILGKVSVEDVILKDVIPNLDILPSKHITDGVTELFSSDKIDEILDSLSPHYNTIVLDNPPIAVASDSVLLSKFVDGVVVVVGYDQVAKKELEFAREMLGNAHANIYGFVVNKVDKSGLSYGNYGYYNNYYSYYKEYYEDGTVRTSQEHRHKKMTKFEKLVHRFKKEYKKQITGDLKGRRK from the coding sequence GAAGCCCTTAGAACCTTAAGAACAAATTTAAGTTTCTTAAATGAAAAGGAAGTAGGAAGAAAAATTCTATTTACCAGTGTTATTCCAAATGAGGGAAAATCTTTTTTATCATCTAACTATGCAGCAAGTGTTGCTTCCACAGGGAAAAAAGCACTACTTATTGATTGCGATATAAGAAGACCTAGAGCCCATGAAAGCTTTGGGGTAAAATTTAAAAATGGTTTAGAGTCAGTTATTTTGGGAAAAGTATCAGTTGAAGATGTAATATTAAAGGATGTAATTCCTAATTTGGACATACTACCGTCTAAACATATAACAGATGGGGTTACAGAACTATTTTCAAGTGATAAAATAGATGAAATTCTAGATTCTTTAAGCCCACACTACAATACAATAGTTCTTGATAATCCACCAATAGCAGTGGCATCAGATTCAGTTTTACTTTCTAAATTTGTTGACGGAGTTGTAGTTGTAGTAGGATACGATCAAGTTGCTAAAAAAGAGCTTGAATTTGCAAGGGAAATGTTAGGTAATGCCCATGCAAATATTTATGGATTTGTTGTAAATAAAGTTGATAAGTCAGGTTTATCCTATGGAAATTATGGATACTACAATAACTATTATTCATACTACAAGGAGTATTATGAAGATGGTACTGTAAGAACTAGCCAAGAGCATAGGCATAAGAAAATGACTAAATTTGAAAAACTTGTGCATAGATTTAAAAAAGAATATAAAAAACAAATTACAGGGGATTTGAAAGGAAGAAGAAAATGA